The Paraburkholderia dioscoreae DNA window GAGTCAACTCCAGCAGTCCCTTCTGTTTCGGGATCCAATCCACACTGCCAGAACTCTCTTCAGAATCTGAGGGGGCAAGAAAATAAAGCGAGAATTTTCCCTGAGGAAAATCGAACTTATTAACCAGTTTCATACCGAAATTTTCTTGATAGAAACGCAGCGAAATCTGCGGGTCGCGAACACGCAACATGGTGTGATTCAGGACGATACTCATAACGGATTTCCAAACAAATAAAAAACGTCGACTTCATATTGAGTCACGCATACGCATGACTGTGCCTTACGAATTGACTCAGCTTAAACGCCAGCGCTGCATAGCAACATGTTGCTGCGGGACACAGCCTGGTTCAGGGAGGCCACTGTCAATTCTCCGCGCTTGGTGACCCGAGCTTGTAGCTGGTCAGACCTCGGCCATAGCTCGTTTCGCTGCCCGCTCGGTCGCGGCAATAAACCCGTCGACGTCCCCCTCTGTCATGACAGTGGACAAGAATGCTTTACCCGTCTTGGCGATGTGGTAACCCTCGAGTACCAGATTTCTTTGCAGCCTGGTCACCCGCTTCATTTCATCCTTGCTGGAATAACCGGAGCGATAATCGTTAATTTCACGCTGATGACCGAACACCATGAACATCGACGAAAAGCCGGTGACTTGACCCGGAAAACCCGCATTAGCGAAAGCCCGGGTCACGCCGGTACGCAAACGGTCTCCCAGCGCGTCCATGCGATCCGACTCCGCCTGGGTATACAGGTCCAGAGCGATCTTGCCGGCGGTCATGGTAATTGGGTTGGCGGTAAAAGTACCGCTCCACGGCAATAGCGGCTTGCCCTCGCGGTGATCAAACACCTGCATGAATTTGCGCAGGCCTGCCACGGCTCCCACAGGGAAGCCTCCGCCGATAATTTTCGCAAGCACGGTCAGGTCGGGTTTGATATTGAAGCGCGTCTGCGCACCGCCGCTGTGCACACGGAAAGTGATGACCTCGTCGAGAATGAACACAGCGCCGATTTCGGTTGCAACTCGCCGGATCATTTCGATAAAGGCTTGCGATACCGGGACGAAGCCGAAGTAACTCGGAGCCGGATCGATAATGATCGCAGCAATGGAATCGCGGTTCGCCAGGATGATGCGCTCCGCTGCTTCGACGTCGTTGAACGGGATCACCACAACGTCGTTCTTGACGCCCTCGGGCGTACCGTTTGAATATCCGACCGACTTGGGGTCATCGCCCCAGTTTTCCGGTGACGAGTCCAGACTGACTTCGGCGTAATCGTAGGAGCCGTGATAGACGCCTTCGGCCTTGACAATCTTGGAGCGGCCGGTGATTGCGCGTGCGGCTTTGATCGCACACATCACCGCTTCGGAACCGGAGTTAGAGAATCGAATCCACTCAAAGCCTTGGGCGCGCGCGCAAATGGTCTCCGCCAGTGCCACCTCGGGTTCCGTCGGCAGGGTAAATGCGGTGCCTTTGGTGACCTGCTCCTGAATAGCCGCCACGATCGCCGGGTGAGCATGGCCGTGGATAAGTGAGGCGAAGTTGTTCAGGAGGTCGAGCCGGCGCGTGCCGTCGACGTCCGTCACATAGGCTCCGGAGCCGCTTCCGGCATAGACCGGGAAGGGCTCTTGCCATGGCAGGATGCGGGTAATGCCGCCGGGCATAACTTTGCTGGCACGGTCGTAGAGGGCCTTGGACTGGCTATGTGCTTCCGGCCATTTTGCAGCGGACATAAATGCTTCCTTCGAAATCAATGGGCTTTGTCAGAGGTGGCGCTTGAACCATTCGGCTGCTGCGACAACGGACGTGATGCCATGACCCAGGCTGCGGTGGATGTTCCCGTACCAGAGGCGCAGAGTGAGGCAACCAGTAGATGTTTAGCAAATGATGAATGCGTGCGATTTGTGCGCACATGTTCGAGACGGCCAAACTTCTGCGGTTGCGGGCCAAACAATTGATGGCTTTAAGCGGTGTGCCTGCATAGCCAGAGGCAGCGGCAGGCTAAGTGATACAGGCAGCGGACAGCGAGGCAATGGCAGAAATCGATTTACTGCACGCCGCCGATACAGAGGTACTTCAATTCGAGGTAGTCATCGATGCCGTACTTCGAACCTTCACGACCCAAGCCACTTTCTTTTACGCCACCAAACGGCGCGACCTCCGTCGATATCAGCCCCTCGTTGATGCCTACGATGCCGTATTCAAGCGCTTCAGCGACCTTCCAGACCCGCGCGATGTCCCGGCTATAAAAGTAGGACGCGAGGCCAAATTCCGTATCGTTGGCCAACCGGATCGCATCTTCGTCCGTAGAGAAGCGGAACACAGGCGCGACCGGTCCGAACGTCTCTTCACGGAAAATGAGCATGTCCGGCGTGGTGCCGGAAAGGATTGTTGGTTCGTAGAAGTTCTCGCCAGCCGCATGCTTCTTTCCACCGAGCACGACCGTGGCGCCTTTTGCAACGGCATCCGACACATGCTCCTCGACCTTTGCGACCGCCTTATGGTCGATAAGCGGCCCGACAAGCGTTCCGGTCTCCAATCCGTTGCCGACCTTGAGCTTCAACACCTCCCGAGCAAGTCTTTCCACGAATTCGTCGTACACGCCATCCTGCACAAGCAGCCGATTCGCACACACACACGTCTGGCCTGCATTGCGATACTTGGACGCGATGGCGCCCATCACAGCCGCATCGAGATCCGCGTCGTCGAATACTATGAAGGGAGCGTTGCCACCTAACTCCATAGACGCCTTCTTCACCGTGCTCGCACACTGCGCCAATAGAAGCTTGCCCACTTCAGTCGACCCGGTAAAGGACAGCTTGCGCACAATGGGATTGCTCGAAAGTTCACCGCCGATAGCACTAGCCGCACCGGTTACGCAGGCAATGACGCCCTTCGGCATGCCGGCGCGTTCGGCCAACACGCACAGGGCGAGCGCCGAGAACGGCGTTTGACTGGCGGGTTTCAGGACCATTGTGCAGCCGGCCGCGAGAGCAGGACCGATCTTGCGAGTCAACATCGCCGCCGGGAAGTTCCACGGCGTAATCGCTGCGCAAACCCCGATGGGTTGCTTCAAAACGATAATGCGCTTATCTCGCGCATGAGCGGGGATAGTGTCGCCGTAGACACGCTTGCCTTCTTCCGCGAACCATTCGAGAAACGACGCCGCGTAGCCAATTTCACCTCGGCTCTCAGAGAGCGGCTTGCCCTGCTCTGCGGTCATGATGACCGCAAGATCATCCTGATTCTCCAGCATGAGCTCGTACCAGCGCCGCAGGATGGCAGCGCGCTCCTTACCTGTTTTCGAGCGCCATTCAGGCAACGCCCGATCGCAGGCCTCGACCGCGCGGCGGGTTTCGGCGGCCCCCATCTTCGGCACGGTGCCCAGCACTTCGCCGGTGGCGGGATTATTGACCTCGATAACGTCGCCGCTATCGGCACCGGTCCACTCGCCATCGATAAAGCAGGAATTTTTTACCAGACTCTCGTCTTTCAGAGCAACGGCAGTACCAAATCGTGCAGTCGACATGTTGATTTCAACCTGGAATAGAGTCGTTAGAGACGTAGGTCCGTACTGAGGCGTTCAAAACGCTGCCTGATAGATCGCAAGGGCGTCCTGCTCAGTGACCTCGCGA harbors:
- a CDS encoding aspartate aminotransferase family protein yields the protein MSAAKWPEAHSQSKALYDRASKVMPGGITRILPWQEPFPVYAGSGSGAYVTDVDGTRRLDLLNNFASLIHGHAHPAIVAAIQEQVTKGTAFTLPTEPEVALAETICARAQGFEWIRFSNSGSEAVMCAIKAARAITGRSKIVKAEGVYHGSYDYAEVSLDSSPENWGDDPKSVGYSNGTPEGVKNDVVVIPFNDVEAAERIILANRDSIAAIIIDPAPSYFGFVPVSQAFIEMIRRVATEIGAVFILDEVITFRVHSGGAQTRFNIKPDLTVLAKIIGGGFPVGAVAGLRKFMQVFDHREGKPLLPWSGTFTANPITMTAGKIALDLYTQAESDRMDALGDRLRTGVTRAFANAGFPGQVTGFSSMFMVFGHQREINDYRSGYSSKDEMKRVTRLQRNLVLEGYHIAKTGKAFLSTVMTEGDVDGFIAATERAAKRAMAEV
- the gabD gene encoding NADP-dependent succinate-semialdehyde dehydrogenase, which encodes MSTARFGTAVALKDESLVKNSCFIDGEWTGADSGDVIEVNNPATGEVLGTVPKMGAAETRRAVEACDRALPEWRSKTGKERAAILRRWYELMLENQDDLAVIMTAEQGKPLSESRGEIGYAASFLEWFAEEGKRVYGDTIPAHARDKRIIVLKQPIGVCAAITPWNFPAAMLTRKIGPALAAGCTMVLKPASQTPFSALALCVLAERAGMPKGVIACVTGAASAIGGELSSNPIVRKLSFTGSTEVGKLLLAQCASTVKKASMELGGNAPFIVFDDADLDAAVMGAIASKYRNAGQTCVCANRLLVQDGVYDEFVERLAREVLKLKVGNGLETGTLVGPLIDHKAVAKVEEHVSDAVAKGATVVLGGKKHAAGENFYEPTILSGTTPDMLIFREETFGPVAPVFRFSTDEDAIRLANDTEFGLASYFYSRDIARVWKVAEALEYGIVGINEGLISTEVAPFGGVKESGLGREGSKYGIDDYLELKYLCIGGVQ